The following are from one region of the Littorina saxatilis isolate snail1 linkage group LG4, US_GU_Lsax_2.0, whole genome shotgun sequence genome:
- the LOC138963984 gene encoding large ribosomal subunit protein mL46-like isoform X2 gives MATIRVCSALTAVAKRSSHGVLRNYLQLRQSSSGALCTPGQWQLVSAVCLQRQPIITAEKTELEQQYADMMAQMELETSLLSDQELRAIEDKAIEAKRKQQEENETGEGEVEGARVTALDLEDAWEAEAKQFTPAARITEADEKNDQRSVERRLDKPLVLLVKQTLGDKSHWVFPQGPRQEGESMRQAAERVLQNLCGQQVGAQFLGNAPCGFHQYRFPPKASIGTGAKVFFYKAWYKEGDVIPDKENSTDYMWVTFDELSDHCSRPYLKSIGNFLVDL, from the exons ATGGCAACCATTCGGGTCTGCTCCGCTCTCACCGCTGTAGCAAAACGAAGTTCACATGGCGTGT tGAGAAATTACCTCCAGCTGCGACAGTCATCGTCAGGAGCACTGTGTACACCTGGCCAATGGCAGCTAGTCAGCGCTGTGTGCCTTCAAAGACAGCCAATCATCACGGCAGAAAAGACAGAGCTTGAGCAGCAGTATGCTGACATGATGGCTCAGATGGAACTGGAGACAAGTCTTCTGTCAGATCAGGAGCTCCGTGCTATTGAGGACAA AGCCATTGAAGCAAAGAGAAAGCAGCAGGAAGAGAATGAGACGGGGGAAGGTGAAGTGGAGGGAGCAAGAGTTACAGCCCTTGATCTGGAGGATGCGTGGGAGGCTGAGGCCAAACAGTTCACACCTGCTGCAAGAATCACAG AGGCAGATGAAAAGAATGACCAGCGGTCAGTGGAACGCAGACTGGACAAGCCACTGGTACTTCTGGTCAAACAGACATTGGGGGACAAGTCACACTGGGTGTTCCCACAGGGACCAAGGCAGGAGGGAGAGTCCATGAGACAG GCAGCAGAGAGGGTTTTGCAGAATCTGTGTGGCCAGCAAGTCGGTGCTCAGTTTCTTGGGAATGCACCGTGTGGCTTTCATCAATATCGCTTTCCACCCAAAGCCAGCATAGGCACGGGAGCAAAG GTGTTCTTTTACAAGGCATGGTATAAAGAGGGCGACGTTATACCAGACAAGGAAAACTCCACAGATTATATGTGGGTGACGTTCGATGAGCTGTCTGACCACTGTTCCCGGCCCTACCTCAAAAGCATCGGGAATTTTCTTGTAGATTTGTGA
- the LOC138963984 gene encoding large ribosomal subunit protein mL46-like isoform X1, whose translation MWKYLDNCQPPKAKPEGTESERLKQYDSGQRKRSFQADWTKSDSVRNYLQLRQSSSGALCTPGQWQLVSAVCLQRQPIITAEKTELEQQYADMMAQMELETSLLSDQELRAIEDKAIEAKRKQQEENETGEGEVEGARVTALDLEDAWEAEAKQFTPAARITEADEKNDQRSVERRLDKPLVLLVKQTLGDKSHWVFPQGPRQEGESMRQAAERVLQNLCGQQVGAQFLGNAPCGFHQYRFPPKASIGTGAKVFFYKAWYKEGDVIPDKENSTDYMWVTFDELSDHCSRPYLKSIGNFLVDL comes from the exons ATGTGGAAATACTTGGACAACTGCCAGCCCCCAAAAGCCAAACCAGAGGGAACGGAGTCCGAGAGACTGAAACAGTATGACTCCGGACAGAGGAAGCGTTCCTTCCAGGCAGACTGGACAAAATCTGACTCTG tGAGAAATTACCTCCAGCTGCGACAGTCATCGTCAGGAGCACTGTGTACACCTGGCCAATGGCAGCTAGTCAGCGCTGTGTGCCTTCAAAGACAGCCAATCATCACGGCAGAAAAGACAGAGCTTGAGCAGCAGTATGCTGACATGATGGCTCAGATGGAACTGGAGACAAGTCTTCTGTCAGATCAGGAGCTCCGTGCTATTGAGGACAA AGCCATTGAAGCAAAGAGAAAGCAGCAGGAAGAGAATGAGACGGGGGAAGGTGAAGTGGAGGGAGCAAGAGTTACAGCCCTTGATCTGGAGGATGCGTGGGAGGCTGAGGCCAAACAGTTCACACCTGCTGCAAGAATCACAG AGGCAGATGAAAAGAATGACCAGCGGTCAGTGGAACGCAGACTGGACAAGCCACTGGTACTTCTGGTCAAACAGACATTGGGGGACAAGTCACACTGGGTGTTCCCACAGGGACCAAGGCAGGAGGGAGAGTCCATGAGACAG GCAGCAGAGAGGGTTTTGCAGAATCTGTGTGGCCAGCAAGTCGGTGCTCAGTTTCTTGGGAATGCACCGTGTGGCTTTCATCAATATCGCTTTCCACCCAAAGCCAGCATAGGCACGGGAGCAAAG GTGTTCTTTTACAAGGCATGGTATAAAGAGGGCGACGTTATACCAGACAAGGAAAACTCCACAGATTATATGTGGGTGACGTTCGATGAGCTGTCTGACCACTGTTCCCGGCCCTACCTCAAAAGCATCGGGAATTTTCTTGTAGATTTGTGA